A single Lactuca sativa cultivar Salinas chromosome 8, Lsat_Salinas_v11, whole genome shotgun sequence DNA region contains:
- the LOC111909626 gene encoding probable xyloglucan endotransglucosylase/hydrolase protein 23, with the protein MSFSSTSKLSTFLLFFIFLGSISIVSADFNNEFDITWGDGRGKILNGELLTLSLDKSSGSGFESRNEYLFGKIDMQLKLVPGNSAGTVTAYYLSSKGSNWDEIDFEFLGNLSGDPYILHTNVFSQGKGNREQQFYLWFDPTADFHTYSILWNPQRIIFSVDGTPIREFKNSESIGVPFPKNQPMRIHSSLWNADDWATRGGLIKTDWSQAPFTASYRNFRADACVVSSGKSSCGGSASSGGNQAWLSEELDNTKQERLEWVQKNYMIYNYCSDSKRFPQGFPPECKIA; encoded by the exons ATGTCTTTCTCTTCTACCTCAAAGCTTTCGACTTTCCTTCTGTTTTTCATATTTCTAGGGAGCATTTCAATAGTCTCCGCGGATTTCAACAATGAGTTTGATATCACCTGGGGTGATGGCCGAGGTAAAATACTAAATGGCGAACTCTTAACCCTTTCCCTCGATAAATCATCTGGCTCTGGCTTTGAGTCAAGAAACGAGTACCTGTTTGGCAAAATCGATatgcagctgaagctggtacccgGCAACTCCGCAGGCACAGTCACTGCCTACTAT TTGTCTTCAAAAGGATCGAACTGGGATGAGATCGACTTTGAGTTCCTGGGTAACTTGAGTGGTGATCCCTACATTCTCCATACAAATGTTTTCAGCCAAGGCAAAGGCAACAGAGAACAACAATTCTACCTGTGGTTCGACCCAACTGCTGATTTCCACACATATTCCATCCTTTGGAACCCTCAACGAATCAT ATTTTCTGTTGATGGGACACCCATTAGAGAGTTCAAGAATTCCGAATCTATTGGAGTTCCGTTTCCAAAAAATCAGCCCATGAGAATACACTCTAGCTTATGGAATGCTGATGATTGGGCGACCAGGGGTGGGTTGATTAAAACCGACTGGAGTCAAGCCCCGTTCACAgcatcatacagaaactttaggGCCGATGCTTGTGTGGTGTCTTCTGGGAAATCGTCTTGTGGTGGCTCTGCATCTTCCGGTGGCAATCAGGCATGGCTATCGGAGGAGTTGGATAACACAAAGCAGGAAAGGTTAGAATGGGTGCAGAAGAATTACATGATATACAACTACTGCTCAGATTCCAAGAGGTTTCCTCAAGGGTTTCCTCCGGAATGCAAAATCGCATAA